The stretch of DNA GGTAGAAAAATCATTCCACTTACGGCAAATTGCTGAGATTCTCTTACAAGTTGCTGAAGAGAAGACATGAATATATGCCCGCTTAAAACACCCAATAGGGTTCCAATGAGTCCGTAAATGGCTCCTTCCAGGATAATTATACTAAATATCTTAAACCTGGAACCACCCAATGCTCTCATTATTGCTAACTCATACTTTCGTTCTTTGAAGGTATTATAAAGTGAAGTGAATATTGAAAGCATTCCAATTAAAATTACAGCAAAAGCAATCCAACGAAGAGTATCTAAACCAACCCCCAATAAGGTAAAAAGACGGGCAGTTTCTATAGCCGGCGAAGCTGTTTGCATGGAAGTTTCATTCTGAATGAAATAGGGAAAGCTAACAGTAGCTCTTCGACTGGAATACTCAACTAATAAACTGGTTATTTCTTCATTACTTCCATCATTTTGCCAATAAGGAAATTGTAATCTCGACTGGGAAGGATCCTGAATAAAACCTTCTACAGCTCTTCCGCTTTGATCATGTGTGTAGGCATGTTCCTCATTATGGCTATGTGATTTTTCATGATGATGGTCGTCGTGGTCACAATCGGGGCCATGAACGTGTTCTTTATCATCGTGGCTGTGGTCATGAGAGTGGTCATGTCCGTTATGGTGACCATGGTCATGATTATGGTCGTGAGAGTGGTCATGGTCATGATTATGATTATGATGATTATGGTCGTCATGGCTGTGAGAATGTCCATGATCGTGGTGGTCGTGATTATGGTCATGATCGTGGTCATGGTGGTGATGATCGTGATCGTGATGATGATGGTCATGGTCATGATCGTGATGATGGTGGTCATGGTCGTGGTCGTGGTCATGAACATACCAAACACTTTCAATGGGAGTTAAAATAAGGTTGTTTGCAACACTGGAAGAATGATTTAATATACCAACAACTATATACTCATGGTCATCATGTATATGTCCTTCTCCATCCAAACCATGTGCACCATAAAAAGTATCCCCAATTTTTAAATTACCTTGTTTAAACACATTGTAACCAACTACTGCTTCCATTTTATCATCCCAGTTCCGTCCCTCTTTGAGTTCTAACTCATACAAGTCAAAAAAGGATGCGTCCGTACCAACGATTCTATAACTACCATAGCTGTCTCCTAAAGCAACGGGCACAGCTCTTCTAACCATTGGATGATCTGTTACTATGCGAGCTTCTTCAACACTAATATTTCCCGTAGGAAAATCAACATGAAAAACACTGGATAAAATAAGCTGCATTGGACTCCCTTTTGCTCCTACCACCAAATCAATTGAGCGAATATTATCGTCCATGGATTTAGTTAAAAAGTGGCTTGTAAGCAGAAGAACGCTAATAATGCCAATACCTACAATAAACAACAAAATAGTTGTAAAAAAATGCAAGGGTTTGCTAAAAATATTTTTTAAAGTAATCTTTAAAACACTCATAGGATTGGTTGTTCTTTGTTAATAGTATAAACTTCCTGAAACAAATTTTTGATTCGTTGGTCATGAGTAGCCACAATTAATGATGCGCCTTGATTATCTGCTTGTTGCATAAGTAATTCAGCTACCTGCCGACAATTTTTATCATCGAGACTAGCCGTTGGTTCGTCGGCTAAAATTATAGCCGGTTGATGAACAACTGCTCTTCCGATACCTACCCGCTGAGCCTGACCACGACTCAACTCTTCCGGGTACCTGTTTAAATATTCTGTCAGACCAAGCTTTTCAGAAATTTGCAATAAATACTCTTCCTTGATTTTCGTAGAAGAGAAAAACCCGGCTGCCGCTAAATTTTCTTTAACCGTAAAATTTCTAATCAGGTGTGGAGTCTGAAAAACTATTCCAATATTCCGGCCTCTGAAAGTATCTCGTGCTGCTCCTGATAAGCTGTAAATATCTGTATTATTAATAAAAACCTTTCCTTTTGTAGGGTTTAATAAACCCGCAATAATATGCAGCAAGGTTGTTTTACCACATCCTGAATCACCAAGAATTAGAAGGTGTTTATTTACTTGTACGTTGAAGTCCTCAAAAGTTAGCGGAACCTCATTTTTATAATGGTGTGATATATTTTCAGTTCGGAGCATGGTAATTAATTTAATGCAACAAAATTGCAATTATTTCTTTTTTATTCAAAATTTATTAAAATCATTTCAAAATTTAAATTTCCGATTGCTATCAAGCAGAGCAAATGTATAACTTTATTTTGCCTGAATGTGTTGTATATTTGACGCTAAGCTTTCTTAATTTTTTTTAATCTGTAATGTTTTAGAACTTATGTACAGCTGGAGAAACTGGTCAGGTCTTCATCATGCGACCCCTGAAAATATTTTTTTTCCGGAAACGGAAGAACAGTTAACTGCATTTATTCAAAAAGCAGCCGAGGAACATAAATTTATTCGTACTGTCGGCTCCGCCCACTCTTTTACACCTTTAGTAAAATCAAACTCACTACTTGTTTCTTTAGACAAAATGCAGGGACTGATAGATTATGATATTGAGTCTTTAAATGCCCGATTGTGGGCGGGGACTAAATTGTATCAAGCCGGTGAAATACTTTTTGAAAAAGGTATGGCAATGGAGAATATGGGAGACATAGATCGTCAGTCTCTCGCAGGCATAATTTCTACCGGAACACATGGTACAGGAGTAGACTATGGTACAATCTCTACTCAGGTTGAAGAACTAACTTTTATCAATGGTTTAGGTGAAAAAATAACTTGTTCACTTGTTGAAAATCCCGAGATTTTCAGGGCTGCTGCAGTAAGTCTGGGAGTTTTAGGTGTAATTACCCGTATAAAATTCAAACTCGTACCTTCTTATAAGTTAACCTATTCTCAAAGCAAAGAATCTTTAAGCAGTGTTTTAACTAAGCTGGAAAACTATAATTCATCAAACAGAAATTTTGAGTTTTATTTTTTTCCACATACCGGAAAAGTACAGACTAAATTTATAAATGAAACGAACTTAAAACCTCAGAAAAGAAGCTTTAGCCGATATCTGAATGATGTAATTCTTGAAAATTTAGCTTTTAAAGGACTAAGTGAATATGTCAGGATTTTCCCAAAAAAAGCACCTCAAATCAGCAATTTATGTATTAATTTAGTTAGTGAATTGCAAAAAGTGAATTACAGTCATAAAATATTTGCCGTTCCACGGTGGGTGAAATTTCAGGAAATGGAATACAATATTCCCTCAGAAAATTTTCAGGAAGCAATTCAGGAAGTAGATGAAGTTATCAGAAAAGAAAAGATACAGACACATTTTCCAATTGAGTGCCGCTTTGTAAAAAAGGATAATCTAATGTTAAGTCCGGCAACGGGACGTGATTCTGCCTATATAGCCGTACATCAATATAAGGGAATGGAATATGAAAGCTATTTCAGGAAAATGGAAGAAATCTTTTTAAAGTATAATGGGCGGCCACATTGGGGGAAGTTACATTTTTTAGAAGAAAAAGACTTTTCAACACT from Chitinophagaceae bacterium encodes:
- a CDS encoding ABC transporter ATP-binding protein, whose protein sequence is MLRTENISHHYKNEVPLTFEDFNVQVNKHLLILGDSGCGKTTLLHIIAGLLNPTKGKVFINNTDIYSLSGAARDTFRGRNIGIVFQTPHLIRNFTVKENLAAAGFFSSTKIKEEYLLQISEKLGLTEYLNRYPEELSRGQAQRVGIGRAVVHQPAIILADEPTASLDDKNCRQVAELLMQQADNQGASLIVATHDQRIKNLFQEVYTINKEQPIL
- a CDS encoding FAD-binding protein, giving the protein MYSWRNWSGLHHATPENIFFPETEEQLTAFIQKAAEEHKFIRTVGSAHSFTPLVKSNSLLVSLDKMQGLIDYDIESLNARLWAGTKLYQAGEILFEKGMAMENMGDIDRQSLAGIISTGTHGTGVDYGTISTQVEELTFINGLGEKITCSLVENPEIFRAAAVSLGVLGVITRIKFKLVPSYKLTYSQSKESLSSVLTKLENYNSSNRNFEFYFFPHTGKVQTKFINETNLKPQKRSFSRYLNDVILENLAFKGLSEYVRIFPKKAPQISNLCINLVSELQKVNYSHKIFAVPRWVKFQEMEYNIPSENFQEAIQEVDEVIRKEKIQTHFPIECRFVKKDNLMLSPATGRDSAYIAVHQYKGMEYESYFRKMEEIFLKYNGRPHWGKLHFLEEKDFSTLYPEWDTFKSIREKMDPNGLFLSPYMTSIFKSQTKSKVI
- a CDS encoding ABC transporter permease, translated to MSVLKITLKNIFSKPLHFFTTILLFIVGIGIISVLLLTSHFLTKSMDDNIRSIDLVVGAKGSPMQLILSSVFHVDFPTGNISVEEARIVTDHPMVRRAVPVALGDSYGSYRIVGTDASFFDLYELELKEGRNWDDKMEAVVGYNVFKQGNLKIGDTFYGAHGLDGEGHIHDDHEYIVVGILNHSSSVANNLILTPIESVWYVHDHDHDHDHHHHDHDHDHHHHDHDHHHHDHDHDHNHDHHDHGHSHSHDDHNHHNHNHDHDHSHDHNHDHGHHNGHDHSHDHSHDDKEHVHGPDCDHDDHHHEKSHSHNEEHAYTHDQSGRAVEGFIQDPSQSRLQFPYWQNDGSNEEITSLLVEYSSRRATVSFPYFIQNETSMQTASPAIETARLFTLLGVGLDTLRWIAFAVILIGMLSIFTSLYNTFKERKYELAIMRALGGSRFKIFSIIILEGAIYGLIGTLLGVLSGHIFMSSLQQLVRESQQFAVSGMIFLPEESILIIAGLSAGLIAAIIPAIQAYKMDISTILGKGYQV